The following coding sequences lie in one Flavobacterium cyclinae genomic window:
- a CDS encoding T9SS type B sorting domain-containing protein, with protein sequence MNKNYSLLWIFIFFSCNVFSQTYTMNNGANGTISTCSGTFVDDGGGGNYANNQNSTITFCPSTPGDLIRVVFTTFDTEGAAGTCTDYLDIWYGNAVGAVGTNDDRLCGALGAATFISTSPDGCISFQFISNNTIRRAGWSATISCVTPCVTPIAALTDTSPFNICPSSATNPGSLSVNFDASPSTAPGGFSISTYEWSWGDGTSTTTATPTTSHTFPGPGIYSVNLSVRNNNTDIDPLGCQSTNAVTRIVRVLPPPDFTGSSLTTFNVNCGDSVNLNGLVTSQTMSTNPLSVSGSPITLPDGSGVNYNTTLDFSGLFPAGATVTPGCYPTITFDLEHTYSGDLEITLISPTGQSVMIYDQHGGGTNFGVCANPADDGVAGCPATYTVVNSGGVNWTAAGVTTPAPANGTCSYVGACETGDNYISQTYNSTNPFSSLDGADLNGVWTLRVRDNITFDDGTITGWSLAFPGSCYANAESVTPDIATLTWSTSGAGPAVPAQSTTSTVVVDPGPGGCPVPGTCLGNQLTNNVSVGPFLSSGTFTYTLTAVDEFGCSYVRNVDVNVAAVCPTTTISYTGSPFCSTSTPVSVNLTGTGSYTSGVFSAPVGLTINTTTGEITPATSTPGTYTITYTIAPNSCCAVPTVATTSVTISDSPVLSTLTSNSPICSGNNAVFNITGTPNATVSYNIDGGATQTVPINAGGTATVTVPAVTANTTFNALSIAAAGTPVTGNALSATGGVVPANATGAISALGAVANGTNCAYIDNTNTTLNITLQHLVPAGTVITISIARDTNAGSVTISDGTANIGAFSAAPNDFLQRITVTTTVATNTIIITRVGGITWVDGVQYNFVPPGCTSTISNTATVVVTPLNTIASGTNQTVCINSAITNISLATTGATGATFTGLPAGVTGSWSADVVTISGTPTVSGVFNYTVTTTGGCPPATTSGTIIVTPLNTIASGTNQTVCINNAITNISLATTGATGATFTGLPAGVTGSWSADVVTISGTPTVSGVFNYTVTTTGGCPPATATGTITVTPLNTIASGTNQTVCINSAITNISLATTGATGATFTGLPAGVTGSWSADVVTISGTPTVSGVFNYTVTTTGGCPPATTSGTITVTPLNTIASGTNQTVCINSAITNISLATTGATGATFTGLPAGVTGSWSADVVTISGTPTVSGVFNYTVTTTGGCPPATTSGTITVTPLNTIASGTNQTVCINSAITNISLATTGATGATFTGLPAGVTGSWSADVVTISGTPTVSGVFNYTVTTTGGCPPATTSGTITVTPLNTIASGTNQTVCINNAITNISLATTGATGATFTGLPAGVTGSWSADVVTISGTPTVSGVFNYTITTTGGCPPATATGTITVNPTTPPVTDFSYSTPVCINGTNPMPIPVAGFTTGGVYSSTVGLAINSSTGEIDLASSSPGTYTVSYFFAATSCGSAGTSTFDITIAPLNTIASGTNQTVCINSAITNISLATTGATGATFTGLPAGVTGSWSADVVTISGTPTVSGVFNYTVTTTGGCPPATTSGTITVTPLNTIASGTNQTVCINSAITNISLATTGATGATFTGLPAGVTGTWSADVVTISGTPTVSGVFNYTVTTTGGCPPATTSGTITVTPLNTIASGTNQTVCINSAITNISLATTGATGATFTGLPAGVTGSWSADVVTISGTPTVSGVFNYTVTTTGGCPPATTSGTITVTPLNTIASGTNQTVCINNAITNISLATTGATGATFTGLPAGVTGSWSADVVTISGTPTVSGVFNYTVTTTGGCPPATTSGTITVTPLNTIASGTNQTVCINSAITNISLATTGATGATFTGLPAGVTGSWSADVVTISGTPTVSGVFNYTVTTTGGCPPATATGTITVTPLNTIDAGTSETVCQFTAITNISLATTGATGATFTGLPSGVTGSWSADVVTISGTPTVSGVFNYTVTTTGGCPPATTSGTLTVNPLPIPITDFSYNTPVCINGTNPMPIPVAGFTTGGVYSSTVGLAINSSTGEIDLASSSPGTYTVSYFFAATSCGAAGTSTFDITISPQNTIASGTNQTVCINSAITNISLATTGATGATFTGLPAGVTGSWSADVVTISGTPTVSGVFNYTVTTTGGCPPATTSGTITVTPLNTIASGTNQTVCINSAITNISLATTGATGATFTGLPAGVTGSWSADVVTISGTPTVSGVFNYTVTTTGGCPPATTSGTITVTPLNTIASGTNQTVCINSAITNISLATTGATGATFTGLPAGVTGSWSADVVTISGTPTVSGVFNYTVTTTGGCPPATTSGTITVTPLNTIASGTNQTVCINSAITNISLATTGATGATFTGLPAGVTGSWSADVVTISGTPTVSGVFNYTVTTTGGCPPATTSGTITVTPLNTIASGTNQTVCINNAITNISLATTGATGATFTGLPAGVTGSWSADVVTISGTPTVSGVFNYTVTTTGGCPPATTSGTITVTPLNTIASGTNQTVCINSAITNISLATTGATGATFTGLPAGVTGSWSADVVTISGTPTVSGVFNYTVTTTGGCPPATTSGTITVTPLNTIASGTNQTVCINNAITNISLATTGATGATFTGLPAGVTGSWSADVVTISGTPTVSGVFNYTVTTTGGCPPATTSGTITVDVPNTATISYPLPLYCVAEDPVAVTILGTGSFTGGQFSAVPAGLAINANSGLITPNASTPGTYQVNYLVPSNGACSSFLVSTTITIVPRPSITNIAFSSNICDGSSTDIVLSSNFPGITTYTWSATVSNITGSYVTSGTEADINQIATLNNPETIGTITMTIIPNANGCDGTPRTIEITVNPNPVIESVSVSDTAVCSGSNIHVDVVGNISGITYTWTAITSGVNIVGGTTSGTIAATSTTTGFDLQVVTSNPLVAGTIYFEVSSVRNGCTGNTLSSGVVTVNPNPGLPIPSPVKTICSEEGTDLIVDVSPLIAGTELTWEVLTVVNVSGATPGTGVAPVTINDILTTTTNTQGYVIYRVRSNLGDCQGGYTDYRVNVNPSPRPVLADGNICITASGEVYQTYTLNTGLNDVDYDFEWFDTNGDIIPGATNATLVVDEAGTYSVIATNWSTGCSSDPMLSTATATVTATTPATSMAIVQSEYFSDNATITVTVPDGSGSIMYALDEGSFQSSNVFTGVSAGEHTVTVIDTEGCTYMTQTVLIIDYPTYFTPNGDGINDTWNIIGLNQADAKLYIFDRYGKLLKQLSTTNSSDGWDGTYNQEELPSTDYWFTLDYTENGVAKQFKAHFSLIR encoded by the coding sequence ACAAACTATGTCTACTAATCCACTTTCGGTCTCGGGAAGTCCTATTACATTACCCGATGGAAGTGGTGTAAATTATAACACAACGCTTGATTTTTCTGGATTATTCCCGGCAGGAGCTACTGTTACACCAGGTTGTTATCCAACAATAACTTTTGATTTAGAGCATACTTATTCTGGAGATTTAGAGATAACCTTGATTTCTCCTACAGGTCAGAGCGTCATGATTTATGATCAACATGGAGGAGGTACAAATTTTGGTGTTTGTGCAAATCCTGCCGATGATGGTGTTGCTGGATGTCCTGCAACTTATACCGTTGTTAACTCTGGAGGTGTCAATTGGACAGCTGCTGGAGTAACTACACCTGCACCAGCAAATGGGACATGTTCTTATGTTGGAGCCTGTGAAACTGGGGATAATTACATATCTCAAACATATAATTCTACTAATCCATTTTCTTCATTAGATGGTGCAGATTTAAATGGAGTTTGGACACTAAGAGTAAGAGATAATATTACATTTGACGATGGTACTATAACTGGATGGTCTCTAGCATTCCCAGGTTCTTGTTATGCTAACGCAGAATCTGTGACACCAGATATTGCAACATTAACTTGGAGTACTAGTGGTGCTGGACCAGCGGTACCTGCACAATCAACAACTTCAACAGTAGTTGTTGATCCAGGACCGGGAGGATGTCCTGTACCAGGAACATGTTTAGGTAATCAATTAACAAATAATGTTTCTGTTGGTCCATTTTTATCTTCAGGAACTTTTACTTATACATTAACAGCGGTTGATGAATTTGGGTGTAGTTATGTTAGAAATGTTGATGTTAATGTTGCTGCAGTTTGTCCTACTACTACTATCTCTTACACTGGATCACCATTTTGTTCAACTTCTACACCAGTTAGTGTAAATTTAACAGGAACAGGATCATATACCTCTGGTGTTTTTAGTGCACCAGTCGGTTTAACAATAAATACAACAACAGGTGAAATCACACCTGCAACTAGTACTCCAGGAACATATACTATTACGTATACAATAGCTCCTAATTCTTGTTGTGCCGTACCTACCGTTGCTACTACTTCAGTGACAATTAGTGATAGTCCTGTTTTAAGTACTTTAACATCAAATTCTCCAATTTGTTCAGGTAATAATGCAGTATTTAATATTACTGGTACGCCAAATGCTACAGTTAGTTATAATATAGATGGAGGGGCTACACAAACCGTGCCTATAAATGCAGGAGGAACTGCAACAGTTACAGTTCCTGCTGTTACTGCAAATACTACATTTAATGCTTTAAGCATTGCTGCTGCAGGTACTCCAGTTACAGGTAATGCATTGTCTGCTACTGGAGGTGTTGTTCCAGCTAATGCAACAGGTGCTATTTCAGCTTTAGGAGCTGTAGCAAATGGAACTAACTGTGCATATATTGATAATACAAATACTACACTTAACATTACTTTACAGCATTTAGTACCAGCTGGTACTGTTATAACTATTAGTATTGCAAGAGATACTAACGCCGGAAGTGTTACAATTTCAGATGGTACTGCTAATATCGGCGCATTCAGTGCTGCACCAAATGATTTTTTACAAAGAATTACCGTTACAACTACTGTTGCAACTAATACAATTATTATTACAAGAGTTGGGGGAATTACTTGGGTTGATGGCGTTCAATATAATTTTGTACCACCTGGCTGTACTTCAACTATATCCAATACCGCTACTGTTGTCGTAACACCATTAAATACAATAGCATCAGGTACCAATCAAACGGTTTGTATCAATAGTGCTATTACGAATATTAGTTTAGCTACAACTGGAGCTACTGGCGCAACATTTACTGGATTACCAGCAGGAGTTACAGGTTCGTGGTCAGCAGATGTGGTAACGATAAGTGGAACTCCAACAGTTTCTGGTGTATTCAATTACACTGTAACAACAACCGGCGGATGTCCACCAGCGACAACAAGTGGAACAATTATAGTAACACCGTTAAATACAATAGCATCAGGTACCAATCAAACGGTTTGTATAAATAATGCCATTACGAATATTAGTTTAGCTACAACTGGAGCTACTGGTGCAACATTTACTGGATTACCAGCAGGAGTTACAGGTTCATGGTCAGCAGATGTGGTAACGATAAGTGGAACTCCAACAGTTTCAGGTGTATTCAATTACACTGTAACAACTACAGGCGGATGTCCACCAGCAACAGCAACAGGAACTATAACAGTAACGCCATTAAATACAATAGCATCAGGTACCAATCAAACGGTTTGTATCAATAGTGCTATTACGAATATTAGTTTAGCTACTACTGGAGCTACTGGTGCAACATTTACTGGATTACCAGCAGGAGTTACAGGTTCGTGGTCAGCAGATGTGGTAACGATAAGTGGAACTCCAACAGTTTCTGGTGTATTCAATTACACTGTAACAACAACAGGCGGATGTCCACCAGCGACAACAAGTGGAACAATTACAGTAACACCGTTAAATACAATAGCATCAGGTACCAATCAAACGGTTTGTATCAATAGTGCTATTACGAATATTAGTTTAGCTACTACTGGAGCTACTGGTGCAACATTTACTGGATTACCAGCAGGAGTTACAGGTTCGTGGTCAGCAGATGTGGTAACGATAAGTGGAACTCCAACAGTTTCAGGTGTGTTCAATTACACCGTAACAACTACAGGCGGATGTCCACCAGCGACAACAAGTGGAACTATTACAGTAACACCATTAAATACAATAGCATCAGGTACCAATCAAACGGTTTGTATCAATAGTGCTATTACGAATATTAGTTTAGCAACAACCGGAGCTACTGGTGCAACATTTACTGGATTACCAGCAGGAGTTACAGGTTCATGGTCAGCAGATGTGGTAACGATAAGTGGAACTCCAACAGTTTCAGGTGTATTCAATTACACTGTAACAACAACAGGCGGATGTCCACCAGCGACAACAAGTGGAACAATCACTGTTACACCATTAAATACAATAGCATCAGGTACCAATCAAACGGTTTGTATCAATAATGCCATTACGAATATTAGCTTAGCAACAACCGGAGCTACTGGCGCAACATTTACTGGATTACCAGCAGGAGTTACAGGTTCATGGTCAGCAGATGTGGTAACGATAAGTGGAACCCCAACAGTTTCAGGTGTATTCAATTACACCATAACAACTACAGGCGGATGTCCACCAGCAACAGCAACAGGAACAATTACTGTAAATCCAACTACACCACCTGTAACTGATTTTTCTTATAGTACACCAGTGTGTATAAATGGTACAAATCCTATGCCTATACCTGTGGCAGGATTTACAACAGGAGGTGTTTACAGTTCTACAGTTGGATTAGCAATTAATAGTTCAACTGGAGAAATAGATTTAGCTTCAAGCTCACCTGGAACTTATACGGTTAGTTATTTCTTTGCTGCTACTTCATGTGGGTCAGCAGGTACAAGTACTTTTGATATTACGATTGCGCCATTAAATACAATAGCATCAGGTACCAATCAAACGGTTTGTATCAATAGTGCTATTACTAATATTAGTTTAGCCACAACTGGAGCTACTGGCGCAACATTTACTGGATTACCAGCAGGAGTTACAGGTTCATGGTCAGCAGATGTGGTAACGATAAGTGGAACTCCAACAGTTTCAGGCGTATTCAATTACACTGTAACAACAACCGGCGGATGTCCACCAGCGACAACAAGTGGAACAATCACTGTAACACCATTAAATACAATAGCATCAGGTACCAATCAAACGGTTTGTATCAATAGTGCTATTACGAATATTAGTTTAGCTACAACCGGAGCTACTGGCGCAACATTTACTGGATTACCAGCAGGAGTTACAGGTACATGGTCAGCAGATGTGGTAACGATAAGTGGCACTCCAACAGTTTCAGGCGTATTCAATTACACTGTAACAACAACCGGCGGATGTCCACCAGCGACAACAAGTGGAACAATTACAGTAACACCGTTAAATACAATAGCATCAGGTACCAATCAAACGGTTTGTATCAATAGTGCCATTACGAATATTAGTTTAGCTACAACTGGAGCTACTGGTGCAACATTTACTGGATTACCAGCAGGAGTTACAGGTTCGTGGTCAGCAGATGTGGTAACGATAAGTGGAACTCCAACAGTTTCAGGTGTGTTCAATTACACCGTAACAACTACAGGCGGATGTCCACCAGCGACAACAAGTGGAACAATTACAGTAACGCCATTAAATACAATAGCATCAGGTACCAATCAAACGGTTTGTATCAATAATGCCATTACGAATATTAGTTTAGCTACAACTGGAGCTACTGGTGCAACATTTACTGGATTACCAGCAGGAGTTACAGGTTCATGGTCAGCAGATGTGGTAACGATAAGTGGAACCCCAACGGTTTCAGGCGTATTCAATTACACTGTAACAACAACCGGCGGATGTCCACCAGCGACAACAAGTGGAACAATTACAGTAACACCGTTAAATACAATAGCATCAGGTACCAATCAAACGGTTTGTATCAATAGTGCCATTACGAATATTAGTTTAGCTACAACCGGAGCTACTGGCGCAACATTTACTGGATTACCAGCAGGAGTTACGGGTTCATGGTCAGCAGATGTGGTAACGATAAGTGGAACTCCAACAGTTTCAGGTGTATTCAATTACACTGTAACAACTACAGGTGGATGTCCACCAGCAACAGCTACAGGAACTATAACAGTAACACCATTAAATACAATAGACGCTGGAACTAGTGAGACTGTATGTCAATTTACTGCCATTACGAATATTAGTTTAGCCACAACTGGAGCTACTGGTGCAACATTTACTGGATTACCATCAGGAGTTACAGGTTCATGGTCAGCAGATGTGGTAACGATAAGTGGAACTCCAACAGTTTCAGGCGTATTCAATTACACCGTAACAACTACAGGCGGATGTCCACCAGCGACAACAAGTGGAACATTAACAGTTAATCCTTTGCCAATTCCAATTACTGATTTTTCTTACAATACACCTGTGTGTATAAATGGCACAAATCCTATGCCTATACCTGTGGCAGGATTTACAACAGGAGGTGTTTACAGTTCTACAGTTGGATTAGCAATTAATAGTTCAACAGGAGAAATAGATTTAGCTTCAAGCTCACCTGGAACTTACACGGTTAGTTATTTCTTTGCTGCTACTTCATGTGGAGCAGCAGGTACAAGTACTTTTGATATTACAATTTCTCCTCAAAATACAATAGCATCAGGTACCAATCAAACGGTTTGTATCAATAGTGCTATTACTAATATTAGTTTAGCCACAACTGGAGCTACTGGCGCAACATTTACTGGATTACCAGCAGGAGTTACAGGTTCGTGGTCAGCAGATGTGGTAACGATAAGTGGAACTCCAACAGTTTCAGGCGTATTCAATTACACTGTAACAACAACCGGCGGATGTCCACCAGCGACAACAAGTGGAACAATTACAGTAACGCCATTAAATACAATAGCATCAGGTACCAATCAAACGGTTTGTATCAATAGTGCTATTACGAATATTAGTTTAGCCACAACTGGAGCTACTGGCGCAACATTTACTGGATTACCAGCAGGAGTTACAGGTTCATGGTCAGCAGATGTGGTAACGATAAGTGGAACTCCAACTGTTTCAGGTGTATTCAATTACACTGTAACAACAACCGGCGGATGTCCACCAGCGACAACAAGTGGAACAATTACAGTAACACCGTTAAATACAATAGCATCAGGTACCAATCAAACGGTTTGTATCAATAGTGCCATTACGAATATTAGTTTAGCTACAACTGGAGCTACTGGTGCAACATTTACTGGATTACCAGCAGGAGTTACAGGTTCGTGGTCAGCAGATGTGGTAACGATAAGTGGAACTCCAACAGTTTCAGGTGTGTTCAATTACACCGTAACAACTACAGGCGGATGTCCACCAGCGACAACAAGTGGAACAATTACAGTAACGCCATTAAATACAATAGCATCAGGTACCAATCAAACGGTTTGTATCAATAGTGCTATTACGAATATTAGTTTAGCTACTACTGGAGCTACTGGTGCAACATTTACTGGATTACCAGCAGGAGTTACAGGTTCGTGGTCAGCAGATGTGGTAACGATAAGTGGAACTCCAACAGTTTCAGGTGTATTTAATTACACTGTAACAACAACCGGCGGATGTCCACCAGCGACAACAAGTGGAACAATTACAGTAACACCGTTAAATACAATAGCATCAGGTACCAATCAAACGGTTTGTATAAATAATGCCATTACGAATATTAGTTTAGCTACAACTGGAGCTACTGGTGCAACATTTACTGGATTACCAGCAGGAGTTACAGGTTCATGGTCAGCAGATGTGGTAACGATAAGTGGAACTCCAACGGTTTCAGGTGTATTCAATTACACTGTAACAACAACCGGCGGATGTCCACCAGCGACAACAAGTGGAACAATTACAGTAACACCGTTAAATACAATAGCATCAGGTACCAATCAAACGGTTTGTATCAATAGTGCCATTACGAATATTAGTTTAGCTACAACCGGAGCTACTGGTGCAACATTTACTGGATTACCAGCAGGAGTTACAGGTTCGTGGTCAGCAGATGTGGTAACGATAAGTGGAACTCCAACAGTTTCAGGTGTATTCAATTACACTGTAACAACAACAGGCGGATGTCCACCAGCGACAACAAGTGGAACAATCACTGTTACACCATTAAATACAATAGCATCAGGTACCAATCAAACGGTTTGTATCAATAATGCCATTACGAATATTAGTTTAGCTACAACTGGAGCTACTGGTGCAACATTTACTGGATTACCAGCAGGAGTTACAGGTTCATGGTCAGCAGATGTGGTAACGATAAGTGGAACTCCAACAGTTTCAGGCGTATTCAATTACACAGTAACAACTACAGGCGGATGTCCACCAGCGACAACAAGTGGAACTATTACAGTAGATGTACCTAATACGGCTACAATTTCATATCCATTACCGCTTTATTGTGTTGCTGAAGATCCGGTAGCAGTAACAATTTTAGGAACAGGTAGTTTTACAGGAGGACAGTTTAGTGCAGTTCCAGCGGGATTAGCTATTAATGCTAATTCTGGATTAATTACGCCAAATGCAAGTACACCTGGAACTTATCAAGTTAATTATTTGGTGCCAAGTAACGGAGCTTGTTCTTCATTTTTAGTTTCAACTACAATTACTATAGTGCCAAGACCTAGTATAACGAATATTGCATTCAGTTCAAATATTTGTGATGGAAGTAGTACAGACATAGTTTTAAGTAGTAATTTTCCTGGTATTACAACATATACTTGGAGTGCAACAGTATCGAATATAACAGGTTCATATGTAACAAGTGGAACAGAAGCTGATATTAATCAGATTGCGACATTGAACAATCCAGAAACTATAGGAACTATAACTATGACTATAATTCCAAATGCAAATGGATGTGATGGTACGCCAAGAACAATAGAAATAACAGTTAATCCAAATCCGGTAATTGAGAGTGTAAGCGTATCGGATACTGCGGTTTGTTCAGGATCAAATATTCATGTAGATGTTGTAGGGAACATTAGTGGAATAACTTACACATGGACAGCTATAACAAGTGGAGTAAATATAGTAGGAGGGACTACTTCAGGAACAATTGCGGCAACTTCAACAACTACAGGTTTTGATTTACAAGTGGTTACTAGTAACCCATTAGTAGCAGGAACTATTTATTTTGAAGTAAGTTCGGTTCGAAATGGATGTACAGGAAATACACTTTCAAGTGGTGTTGTAACGGTTAATCCAAATCCAGGATTACCAATTCCGTCACCAGTTAAAACCATTTGTAGTGAAGAGGGAACAGATTTAATAGTAGATGTTTCACCACTTATTGCAGGTACAGAGTTAACATGGGAAGTATTAACAGTAGTTAATGTATCTGGAGCAACACCAGGAACAGGAGTAGCACCAGTTACGATAAATGATATTTTAACTACTACTACAAATACTCAAGGATATGTTATTTACCGAGTGAGATCGAATTTAGGAGATTGTCAAGGAGGATATACAGATTATAGAGTTAATGTAAACCCTTCACCACGACCAGTATTAGCAGATGGTAATATTTGTATCACGGCATCAGGAGAAGTATATCAGACATATACATTGAATACGGGCTTGAATGATGTGGATTATGATTTTGAGTGGTTTGATACAAATGGAGATATTATACCAGGAGCAACTAATGCAACATTGGTAGTTGATGAAGCAGGAACTTATAGTGTAATAGCAACGAATTGGTCAACAGGATGTTCATCAGATCCAATGTTGTCAACCGCTACAGCAACAGTTACGGCTACAACTCCAGCAACATCAATGGCAATAGTTCAAAGTGAGTATTTTAGTGATAATGCTACTATTACAGTTACAGTACCAGATGGTTCAGGAAGTATAATGTATGCATTAGATGAAGGTTCGTTCCAATCATCAAATGTGTTTACAGGAGTAAGTGCAGGGGAACATACGGTAACAGTTATAGATACCGAAGGCTGTACATATATGACACAAACAGTATTGATAATTGATTACCCAACATATTTTACACCAAATGGAGATGGAATCAATGACACATGGAATATCATTGGCTTAAATCAAGCGGATGCTAAATTGTACATTTTTGATCGATATGGTAAACTATTAAAACAATTAAGTACAACAAACTCAAGTGATGGTTGGGATGGTACTTACAACCAAGAAGAATTACCATCTACGGACTATTGGTTTACATTAGATTACACAGAAAATGGAGTTGCTAAACAATTTAAAGCTCATTTCTCTTTGATTAGATAA